In one Dreissena polymorpha isolate Duluth1 chromosome 7, UMN_Dpol_1.0, whole genome shotgun sequence genomic region, the following are encoded:
- the LOC127837628 gene encoding uncharacterized protein LOC127837628, translating to MSIVDMPSKRYQNSQRKMQNLQEFDEGNCQNLTDSIDAQCIPEIDADVLEVMTFPTDLDLLSISHDPERDLDEVSQSEDCAGNLSGSSSGSGVLCAEKAVSVSVDLLEEDLVLSDSDSDSDDDVPDDVRSWTHESVAASFLAATSGYSSDSESDSEDTVVARRKSAPLRRQSESQEIVSDDELSDNEGCDVTIKRRRYNRLEKERTDFTQSSNKGSSSPESGSSQEKTSSSESESSDSSSSDSDIDESTSGSSSESDSDSDDSTSGSSSESDSDSDESSSGSSSDSDSRSCSSSSASNSSSDDSDSGTDGDDAREIDLKFDKNPCPATCVCRSGSNMLQIPPARRRRTEQSLYNEVLNRQLLKSYNAAREIDLRFEENPCPKTCVCRSSRNMLQVRRAHRRETEPPLYRVVLSRRLLRPSNRIVHDCCKYRCSRSCFPGFSTGPAITSKEVS from the exons ATGTCTATTGTTGACATGCCGTCCAAACGCTATCAAAACTCTcaaagaaaaatgcaaaatttgcAGGAATTTGACGAAGGAAATTGCCAGAATTTGACAGACTCAAT aGACGCACAATGCATCCCAGAGATTGATGCTGATGTTCTGGAGGTCATGACCTTTCCAACTGATCTTGACCTACTTTCTATCTCACACGACCCTGAGCGTGACCTTGATGAGGTCAGCCAATCGGAAGATTGTGCTGGAAATCTCTCTGGTTCAAGTTCTGGCTCAG GTGTCCTGTGTGCAGAGAAAGCTGTGTCGGTCTCGGTTGATCTGCTCGAGGAAGACCTCGTGCTCTCCGACTCGGACAGCGATTCCGATGATGACGTCCCTGATGATGTCAGAAGCTGGACGCACGAGTCGGTTGCTGCCTCGTTCCTGGCAGCTACATCCGGTTACAGCTCTGATTCAGAGAGTGACTCAGAGGACACGGTTGTGGCAAGACGCAAGTCGGCTCCATTGCGACGCCAATCAGAAAGTCAGG AAATCGTGTCCGATGATGAACTCTCTGATAACGAAGGTTGTGATGTAACGATCAAACGCCGCCGATACAACCGCCTGGAAAAGGAACGTACGGACTTCACACAGTCCAGCAATAAGGGATCGTCAAGTCCCGAGTCCGGTTCTTCTCAGGAGAAAACCAGCTCGAGTGAGAGCGAGTCAAGTGACTCGTCTAGCTCTGATTCGGACATTGACGAATCAACATCCGGGTCATCTAGCGAATCGGACTCGGACAGTGACGATTCGACATCCGGGTCATCTAGCGAATCGGACTCGGACAGTGACGAATCGTCATCCGGGTCATCTAGCGACTCGGATTCTAGAAGCTGCAGTTCTAGCTCAGCGTCTAACAGCTCTTCAGACGACAGTGATTCTGGCACAGACGGCGATGATGCGCGGGAAATCGACCTCAAGTTCGATAAAAATCCTTGCCCTGCGACTTGCGTGTGTCGGTCTGGCAGTAATATGCTTCAGATTCCGCCCGCACGCAGACGCCGAACGGAACAGTCGCTGTACAACGAGGTTCTAAATCGACAGCTGCTGAAGTCATATAATGCAGCTCGAGAAATCGACCTCCGGTTTGAAGAAAACCCTTGCCCGAAGACCTGCGTATGTCGGTCTAGCAGAAACATGCTACAGGTTAGACGAGCACACAGGCGCGAAACGGAGCCCCCGCTGTACCGGGTGGTTCTGTCTCGAAGGCTGCTTAGGCCCTCCAACCGGATTGTTCACGACTGCTGCAAGTACCGGTGTAGCAGGAG TTGTTTCCCGGGGTTCTCTACAGGACCCGCCATTACTTCGAAAGAAGTATCTTGA
- the LOC127837626 gene encoding uncharacterized protein LOC127837626, with the protein MARNRRSKQKHSTRKESNACKTDQDFENYSKDYIDFSEKLSRVLDHVAVNEDLIRLRRTFIRCVEREQTLIAKALGNNRRCYSFGSQIEVTTTIGMMSDVDSLQRFETFRLFLDSENPPLPPHDHQVVIMVSTNGCTSQFCVLTMTEPSTQARRFHPLDTYQDNDDIVNFFRWDWTKTDGMIPNSVMCIVPRQPPAILRLARRHGPAEFLGNIDTVNAYYCKSLPRQCKYVFERPRPGHWPSIQTLKKAKKYGVFIVPQGPPPSTNICTYDFFHYQWRFSTNLTERLFMFSLDKTHLQAYVLTKMIRKELFSPEYQDRLSTFHFKTAFFFAIENTQPSVWRADNIINCVKYILATLRRFLTRHNCPHFTIENVNLFDGKLERHEYTKLVDKLTNIINSLMATIENIKMDNIGKLLNERDASSHESSIYHSNGSALSFCVLSYYRVEEYIFNAFFLSGPSFKSRITEFENKFTLLEKYNRAPLEKYKKYDYVFHSIMSDIACLGASLYLEQRADGREYNHDVIKKARQLYLQSLESDIIGNYMRYASFLFCNGEFDEACKYFDLIEKQIEADTKSNLILQFLVSPSESLALQIANHSCGLSYKQKWSVFLIFRQEDAMCVPEFLRCEMYRRLCGINTPTRLPFYYKEECMCVQIEPYLYYLQYLTYRELHREPQQSQALRKLSRFTEIMKPTRIISPNGDIFLSFAHFDASLNMLGHCLELEQKLKSALNTYKASLQMVPQKNAAVLHIIRLLWPVVQSLWAYGHLNNNLEVTNRK; encoded by the coding sequence ATGGCTCGAAACAGGCGAAGCAAACAGAAACACTCAACAAGGAAAGAGAGCAATGCGTGTAAAACAGACCAAGATTTTGAAAATTATTCGAAAGATTATATTGATTTCTCAGAGAAACTGTCTCGCGTTCTTGATCACGTTGCCGTTAATGAAGACTTAATTCGTTTGAGAAGGACATTCATTCGCTGTGTTGAACGTGAACAGACACTTATAGCCAAAGCACTTGGTAATAACAGACGATGTTATTCTTTTGGAAGTCAAATCGAGGTGACTACAACAATTGGAATGATGTCTGATGTAGACTCCTTACAGCGTTTTGAAACGTTTCGTTTGTTTCTTGACTCAGAAAATCCACCTCTTCCGCCGCATGATCACCAAGTAGTGATTATGGTGAGCACAAACGGTTGTACCTCGCAGTTTTGTGTTTTAACAATGACTGAACCATCAACACAAGCACGGCGTTTTCACCCATTGGATACTTATCAGGATAACGACGATATCGTTAATTTTTTTCGATGGGATTGGACAAAAACGGACGGCATGATTCCAAATTCAGTTATGTGTATCGTCCCAAGACAACCGCCTGCAATACTTAGACTAGCTAGACGACACGGGCCTGCAGAATTTTTAGGCAATATAGACACTGTTAACGCGTATTATTGTAAAAGTCTTCCTAGGCAATGCAAGTACGTTTTCGAAAGGCCTCGTCCCGGTCACTGGCCTTCAATACAGACGTTGAAAAAAGCCAAGAAATATGGCGTCTTTATAGTTCCTCAGGGACCACCCCCAAGTACGAATATCTGTACATACGATTTTTTTCATTATCAGTGGCGATTTTCCACAAATCTAACAGAGCGGCTTTTTATGTTCAGTTTAGATAAAACACATCTTCAAGCATATGTCCTGACTAAGATGATAAGAAAGGAGTTGTTTTCGCCAGAATATCAAGACAGACTGAgtacatttcatttcaaaacagCTTTCTTCTTTGCGATCGAGAATACCCAGCCTAGTGTGTGGAGGGCGGACAATATCATCAATTGTGTGAAGTACATACTTGCAACTTTGAGGCGCTTCTTAACACGCCACAATTGTCCACATTTTACCATAGAAAATGTTAACCTATTTGATGGGAAACTTGAAAGACACGAATATACCAAATTGGTGGATAAACTTACAAATATTATTAATTCACTGATGGCAACGATCGAAAATATAAAAATGGATAACATTGGAAAGTTGCTTAATGAGCGAGATGCGAGCAGCCATGAAAGCAGCATATATCATTCGAATGGTTCAGCACTATCTTTCTGTGTATTGTCGTATTATCGGGTAGaagaatatatttttaatgcattttttttgtcAGGCCCATCTTTCAAGAGCAGGATAactgagtttgaaaataaatttactcTCTTAGAAAAGTATAATCGCGCACCGTTGGAAAAGTACAAGAAATACGACTATGTATTTCATAGCATCATGTCAGATATAGCTTGTTTGGGTGCTTCATTATATTTGGAACAGAGGGCAGACGGACGTGAATATAATCACGATGTCATAAAAAAAGCTagacaattatatttacaatctCTAGAGTCTGATATCATTGGAAACTACATGCGATACGCTTCCTTCCTTTTCTGCAACGGAGAGTTTGATGAAGCATGTAAATATTTTGACTTGATTGAAAAGCAGATAGAAGCAGATACAAAATCTAATCTAATTTTGCAGTTTTTAGTTTCTCCGTCAGAGTCATTAGCATTGCAGATTGCAAATCATTCATGTGGGCTGTCTTACAAACAAAAATGGTCTGTCTTTTTGATATTTAGACAAGAAGACGCGATGTGTGTTCCTGAATTCTTGCGTTGCGAAATGTACCGTAGGCTTTGCGGCATCAACACACCAACCCGTTTACCATTTTATTACAAGGAAGAGTGTATGTGTGTGCAAATAGAACCCTATCTCTACTATCTACAGTACCTTACATACAGGGAACTCCACCGAGAGCCTCAACAGTCTCAAGCTTTGAGGAAGTTATCGAGATTCACTGAAATCATGAAACCAACAAGAATCATCTCACCGAATGGCGATATTTTCCTATCATTCGCCCATTTTGATGCCTCTTTGAACATGTTAGGACACTGCTTGGAACTGGAGCAGAAGTTGAAATCGGCATTGAACACTTACAAAGCTTCTTTGCAAATGGTTCCTCAAAAAAATGCGGCCGTCCTGCATATAATTAGACTTCTGTGGCCAGTTGTTCAAAGCCTGTGGGCATATGGACATTTAAACAACAATCTCGAAGTGACAAACAGAAAATGA